The sequence ATCTCTACTTACTCACCCAcacaaaaatggaaaagaatGAGAAAACAATGGCCGCCTGCATGTTTCCAACGCCGATACCTCCGGGTGGCATGGGTGACGAGGACCATTGTGACCACAAGTACACGAACGAAATGAAGTACATGAAAGCCCaggcagctaaaaattttaataataataaaagaagtttattttaattaatttttttacacacaATTTCTCTGCTTCTCTGCAGCTGTGTAAATATGTGCTGACATATGTACTTTATGCATGTCAAGTCAATTCAACTTACCTGAGAATCCCATATCCGCCATCACATACCGTTTCCGGCTCTTCACCGATGACATGCGTTCGAATAGGAACTCACCACCGATGAAAGCCATCGACGCCAAAAAACCGAAAACACCAATTGTATTGCCATACTTGCATGCCATGCCATCACCATTGTACAGACACACTTCCTTGCCATTCTCGTCGGTGCGCCAACCCTCCGATGAAATGCAGCCGAAGACAATGATAGAAAATAGCTGAAAGCACAACGAACAAGAACAGAGAAATTATAGAAATATTAGCTGTGcatgtgcatgtacatatatgtatgtagatgtagaTGTGGACTTGTAGGAATGTTTGTAATTTTGGATGAGTGTTTGTTGAGTATTGTATGATGCACTGTGTTAATTATTATGCAAGCAGTTGAATGTATTTTCAATTATGAAATTCCCTGCCACACTGTTAATggactgaaaaagaaatatgactttgagaattttttaaccttgaaaatcatatttattttttgctttgattgctgtactatacatatatacaaacttacatatgtatatgtatgtaaagtgtTTGTGGTCAAGGGAAATTGGAAAGAgaggaaaaatgttttattaattctttacaaactactttttataaaactacaaaaaattagCTTTGCATTATAAACATACAAGTGTATGTGTATTTTTTCGACAGCGATCATAGCAGCTTCGCATTCTTCAAATACATAAAGTTTcgtatataagaaaaatattccatAAGAGCATAGGGCCAAAGTCAATTGCGagccatttaatttttaaaagaatttatttttatttactgcgAAGTTAAGGTGAATATTAATACGAGTATTAACGAAGGCAATATGAGGTACCTACCCAcctggtgaaatggttgaagcgccggtctggcactcctcaagtagcactaaagcgccgttttgatacctttATGAGACCTCAAATAGGCAGATATCCACCACCAGCCAGAGTTgttttgatgtaatggagaagattgataggATTTAGGTTGTCGCGCTGCCCCAGGttatcgaagaaaggagcgtccagtgaccttagtcgtctagctgcaaaacccggacatttacatagAAAATGcttaacagtctccttctctgaaatgtccccacagtttctgcaatgggggttaaatgctaacgctagcttttccgcgtgtgtgccaatcgtccagtgaccagtaaacacagctacgagtttggaaatcgaAAGGCGATgggtc is a genomic window of Anastrepha ludens isolate Willacy chromosome 6, idAnaLude1.1, whole genome shotgun sequence containing:
- the LOC128866348 gene encoding synaptogyrin, which gives rise to MDVLAQILNMNAGGAYGGGKAGGAFDPLTFAMKPQVVIRALCWLFSIIVFGCISSEGWRTDENGKEVCLYNGDGMACKYGNTIGVFGFLASMAFIGGEFLFERMSSVKSRKRYVMADMGFSAAWAFMYFISFVYLWSQWSSSPMPPGGIGVGNMQAAIVFSFFSIFVWALCAFLAYKRFLIGAGDEFTSAFETDPANVVHQQAYTSYSMDNDNDQYSKSPFSGQQQQGMEQQGMEQQGMEYQQPTY